In Bernardetia litoralis DSM 6794, the genomic window ACAATATTTTTAGTAGCCATTTTTACGAACAACTTGCTCAAAATAATTCTATTAAAGAGGCTTATAATTATGCTTCAAGAAAGCTTCCAAATACGCCTTCTACCATGTTTGTAAATCCAAGTGCCGAGCATACACTTGATTTTACATTAATAGAAACACAAAAAATAGAAGAAATTCCAAAAACTCCAGAGCAAGAAAAAATAAAACATTTCAAAAAAATTATAGGACAAAAAGCTCATTTTTCTGTTTTTTCTAAGCCTGAACTTTTACTTTCCAAGGAAGAAATAAAGCTTTTTGAAGAGTATAAATTTGAACTTGCACCTCTTTCAGATATAGAAAAACAACTTTATAGTCATAGTATCAAAAAACAAAATCAAAAAAGAAGGCAACAAAGATATTTATACAGAACTATATTTTTCTTGACTTTTTTTTTAGTTTTGGCAGGGCTGGGTTTTTGGGCGCAATACCGAGAACATAAAAGACAAGCTGAGGCTCACAAAACACAAACTCACCAACAACAAGCTAATTTTCTGACCTATTTAGGTGATAACATGCAAAAAGAAAATGCTACAAAAGCGATTCGTTTGGTAGAAAAAGCTGTCAGAGAATATCCTACACATTTGGCACAAGGTTCTTTATATTCTCATTTTTATAGCTCAAATCTCTATTATTCGGCTCAAATTCCTATCAAAAATGATAATCAAGACAAAATGAATTATGCTGTTTCTTCTGATGGACAATGGTTGGCTTATTTTGAAAATGAAAAAGGAAAAAATGCAATCTTTATTAGTTCACTACAAGGAGATGTTATCAAAAAAATAGAAAAAGAAGCCAAAATTGAACAAGTTATTTTCTCTAATAATATTCCCTATCGTTTGGTTGTTGGTTTTTCGAATGGAAAAGTAGAAATTTTAGATGTTTATGGAAAAAGTTTATTAGAAATGCAGGCGCATAATGATACTATTTCTGGACTTTCATTTTCAAAAGATGATACAAAAATTATTTCTGCTGCTGATACAATGGCTCTTATTTGGACAACAACAGGAGAAGTTTTGGATACAATTAGTGGAAATCGTAACAAGATTTTGAAGATGAAATTTTCTCCTAATCACAATAATCTTTTTACAGAAGCAAATGATAGTGTAATTGCTGTTTGGGAAGGTTCTGATTTGATTTCTACCTTTGAAGGAACAAAAGCAAAATGGCTTTCTGATAATTATTTAGTCCTAAAACAAATTAAAAATTTAGATAAAACAGATTCTTCAAAATGGGTAGTTTGGGATATTTCTATAAATAAAATTAAAAAAGAATTTCAAAATTCAAAGCAAATATTACCTCAAGATTCTACTTCTTTTTGGGTAATTGATGAAAAAAATACATTGAGAAGATATTATTTTGAAAGTGATTCGACTACTTTATGGCAAAAAAATGTTGCTTATTTCTCCATGTACAAAGGAGTTTATCCAAATAATACGAATCAAAAATCGGTAATTATTTCTCAAAATGGTTTGGTTACAATGCGTTTTGCTGATGGAAGTGAAGCCACTACAAAACTAGAGAATTTGCCTATTAAAGCGCCTTATTTTACGCAAGATGGAAATTATTTAGTTATTCAAACAGCTTCTACCATTACATTTTGGCGTGCTGTTTCTCCTCAAAAGCGTTTTACAGACAAATTACAAGGTGAAAAATGGATAAATGAAAATGCAGCAGGAGATAAAATAAAAAAACAAAAACGAGATGTACAGCTCATTTATTATTCTGGAAATATTTATCGATTAACAGACCAAAATGAACATGTAAAAGCTGAGTTTGCAGCCGATAAAGTAATTTTGCACCCTTTTCAAGATTATATTCTGACAATCAAAAATGCGATTATTTCTTTAGATAAATTTGATAAAACGAATTTAACTGAAAAAGACAAACCATTTAAAATTACAAATCTATTTATCAAAAAAGCAGAATATGCAAGCATTGGTTTTTCAGAAAAAGGGAGTTTTGTTTGGGCTGTTACAAAGGCTAGTGAGCTTCAATTAATAGATTTACAAGGCAAGGTTTTTTATAGACAAAAAGTAAAACCGAATACAGAAATAATTACTTCTTTTGATGATAAATATGTGGCTTTTGCTCAAAAAATAAAAGTAGGATTGAAGCCATATAGCATTCTTCATTTGGATACAAAACAAAATTATGAGTTGGATACTCGTTTGGAACGTTCGAATATTTCTTCATTTTTCTTTTCTCAAAATCAAGGGCAGCCTTATTTGCTTTCTGCTTCGGGTGCGTGGACGGATTTTTGGGACATGAAAGGGCGCAGAATGAAAGCTCTCAAAGGTGGAAATCCGATTTATGGAAAGGAAATGATTCTGACTTCATCATATGGAAATTTCTATATTGCTACTTTGGATGCTAATAGAGTTTATCATAAAAGAATAGAAAATCTTCAAAAAGCAACGCTAACACCTGATAAAAGCTATATCGTTTTACATTTTAAAGATTCTGTACAAGTTTGGAAAACATCACCTTTTGGAATCATTCAATGGCTAGAAGAAAATAAAATTTATCAACTTTCTACCCAAGAACAAAAACAATTATTGCTTCGATAACGTATATAATTATAGGAAGTCAATAATTAGACTTTAAATTTATTTCCTTCATTTTTTTAACTTCAAAATTTATGTTTACGATTCTTTTAGCAAATGCTTTTTCAGCAATTAGTGGTGGTTTAGGTGGTGTTATATCACTTTTATATGCAATTTTTGTTATTTATGGTCTTTATAGAGTATGGACATCACCGAGTTCAATGGGAACAAAAGTTCTTTGGTCAGTAGCTATTTTCTTTTTGCCTTTTCTTGGTACAATTCTTTATTTTGTAATAGGCGATTAAGATAATTATAAAATAAAACCGAAATTAATTTTTCCAAAAAACCTTCATCTTATTTTATGAGATGGAGGTTTTTTGATTTAGTTTAGGAACTAAATAATAGAAAAAGTTATTCATACAATCAAAAATTCCTACCTTTACTTTATTAAAAAGCTAAGAAAACCTAAGCCAAAATACTATGCAAAAAGCTGAAAAATCTCAAGAAACCAACAATACTAAAAAATCATTGATTTTAGTTTCGAATGATGATGGAATTACTGCAAAAGGAATACGAGAACTCGTCGAAATGATGACCCTTTTGGGAGAAGTGATTGTGGTTGCACCTGATAGTCCACAGTCTGGAATGGGACATGCAATTACGATTCATATGCCTTTAAAAGTTAGGAAATCGGATGTTTTTAAGGATTTGGGAGTAGAAGCGTATGAATGTTCGGGAACTCCTGCAGATTGTGTCAAACTTGCAAAATTTCATATATTTAAAAATAGAACGCCTGATTTGGTAGTAAGTGGAGTTAATCATGGTAGTAATACTTCAATTAGTGTTTTGTATTCTGGAACGATGTCAGCAGCCATTGAGGGAGCTATTGAAGGACTTCCTTCGATTGGTTTTTCATTGTGTGATTATGGTGAAAATGCTGATTTTTCACATGTTCGTCCTCATATCTTGAAAATTGCAGAACAAACACTCAAAAAGGGACTTCCAAAAAATGTAGCGTTGAATGTCAATTTTCCTGCTCGTTTTGATAAGGAAACGAAAGAAGAACAAGAAATAAAAGGAACAAAAATTTGTCGTCAAGCGCATGCACGTTGGCAAGAAAAATTTGACTTACGAACAGACCCTTATGGAAGAGAATATTTATGGCTGGCAGGAGATTTTGTAAATCCAGACAAAGGCGAAGATACCGACGAATGGGCTGTAAATAATGGATATATTTCTATTGTTCCTTGTCAATTTGACATGACAGCACATCACGGAATTACGTATATCAATAATGAATGGGATATATAAAACTAAGTTAGAGGTTAGATTTATGAAGTTAGAAGTAATGTAAATAAAGGAAAAGGCACGCCTTTTCCTTTACTATTTTCTGTTTATGAAGCATTCAATTTCCTTATTTCTTCTTGTGCTGCATATCTAAAATCTCCATGTTTTACATTCTTAAAATACTGAATAGCAAAATCATTCTTTCCAATTTTTCTATACATTACACCTGCTGCAAAGGTAAATTGAGCTTGTAGTGTTGGAGGAACATTACTCAAATGAGAAAGCTGACGCATTTCTGTAATTGCTGCATCTGTATTTCCTGCATGAAACAGTGAAACGGCACGCAAAAAACGAATATCATAACGTAAAGGTTGAATAATCAGACAAGAGTCTGATGAACTGACAGCCTCTTGATAGTTTTCGTTTTGAAATTGTAAAAGAGCCAGTTCTGAGTATGAACGAGCTTTTGTGTCATAATCTTTTGCATGTTCGATGGCTACTTTTAATCTGGCTATGACTGCCGTATGATTAATTTCTCCTACTGCTAATTGTCCTCCTAATTCATTGGCTGGTGTATAACTAGGGTCTTGTTTGAGGGCTTGTTGAACATAGCTTTTTGCTGTTTTATATTCAAAAATAGTATGATAGGATTGTGCTAATCTATATTGATAATTAGGCATCATCTTAAAAATTTTTTCTTTGAAAGAGCCTACATTTGCTTTTGTTAGAGCTTCTTTTGCCTTCTGATATTCTCCAATTTCGTGCAAGGCATAGCCCAACTGAAAATAAAAACGAGGAGTATCTTTAGAATCATTAAGTAATTTTAACCCTGCTTCTGCATCTGAGATAGCCTGTGCATATTCTTTTTCTTGATTGTGATACCAAGCTGAAAAATACCAAACATGAGGATTTTGAGGAGCAATAGAACGAGCATCTTTCAAATGAATAGGAAAACCAACTACTTCTTCTTGTGAATATAAAAGTTTGAGAATATGCAAACGATAGGATAAACGATTTTGTGTATTTGATTCAAATTGAGCTGCTCTTCCCAAATAAATTACTACTTTTTGTCTATTTCCTTTGTAGCCATATAATTTAGATAGTGCAATATAAGATTCTATATGGTCTTCTTTAAGCTCAGTAGCTTTTTCCAAACAGCCAATAGCATTATCTATTCTTTTGAGTAAATAATAACATTTTCCTTGTTGAACAAAGTATTTATAATTACTTGGATTTTTAGCAATGGCTTTATCATATAATGAAATAGCTGTCGTATATTGCCTTTTGGCTCTAAATGTTTCTGCTTGTACATACTCTTCCAAACCACCTCCTGAATGTTGGGCAGCTAGTTGAGTTGATAACAAAGGCAAAATACTAAACAATAAAAGGATTAAAAAAATAGTCTTTTTCATGTATAAAAAATGAAACGTAAGGGACAAATACAAAATTGTATATGTAAACTAAAAGATATTTTATATTGTGTGTTATTTATTTTTAGAGTAGAATCTTTATTCAAAACAGATTTTACAGTAATCTTACGTAATTATAACTCTTTATTAAACAGTATGTTGTAATTACGAATTGAATTCTGTGTTTTGACAAATATACAGACACTACATTGTTAATCAAAAAAAATGAACCAAATTTTAACATAATTAGTAGCTTGTACTTTTTTATCAAAAAAAAATATTTTGTTGAAGAAAAAAAGTATTCAAAAATTGAAATTAATCACTTATTCACTTCAAAATCAAAACAATAGATAAATCATAATTCTATCTTAATAGTATATCTAATAGTTTACCAAAGTTACTTTTATAGGAATAAATTAAGACTAAATTTATACGAATTGTCTATTTTAGACGATAAAAACAATTAAAATAGAAAAAAGTAGAGTTTTTTAGCCATTTTATCTTACCAAGTTGAAGTGTTATATCTTAAATCAGTATTTTTTAAATCAAAAATGAATTATTAAACTCTTCTCAAAAAATGAACATATTTTATCAAAATAGAAATGATTTAGTACTGAGTAGATAGTTTTTTAGATAAAAAATAGAATTTCCAATAGTTTTAGTACTTTAGTGTTTTGAGTAAAAAAAACAATCTAAAAAGATAAATGAAGATTATTACCTATAACGTCAATGGTATTAGAGCAGCTCTAAAAAAAGATTTTTCTGGGTGGCTCAAAGAGATAAATGCAGATATTATATGCTTACAAGAAATCAAAATTGAGGAAAAATTAGTCGATAAAGCTCTTTTTGAATCTCTTGGCTATGAATCATACTGGTTTTCTGCACAAAAAAAAGGATATAGTGGAACAGCTATTTTGACCAAAATAAAACCTGTTTCAGTAGAAAAAGGCTCAGATATGCAACAATCTGATGAAGAAGGACGGGTTTTGAAAGCTAATTTTGATGTAAATGGAGTTTCTTTTTCGGTTATAAATGTTTATATTCCATCAGGTTCTTCTGGAGAGCTTCGTCAAGAGTATAAATATCAATGGCTAGAAGAATTTGAAGAATATTTAGAAAAAGTTCGAAGCAAGCAAAAAAATATTGTAGTTTGTGGAGATTATAATATTTGCCATAAGGAAATAGATATTCATAATCCAAAATCAAATAAAAAATCATCAGGCTTTTTACCTGAAGAAAGAAAATGGTTAGATGATTATGAAAAAAAGGGTATGATTGATGCGTTTAGAAATTTTAATCAAGAACCTCATAATTATTCTTGGTGGACATATCGCAATCAGTGTAGAGCAAAAAATAAAGGGTGGCGCATTGATTATCATTTCGTATCAGCTCCTTTTTCAGAATATATGACAGATTGTCAAATTCTTTCAGAAGTTGTTCATTCAGATCATTGTCCTGTTTTACTTTCTTTATCTTTATAATTTTGAGGCTTGGGTTACTTGTTTAACAAATTAGTTTGATAATACAAGGCAAAAATTACTATATTTACATAATTTATGTACAAAGTTTTTTGATTTGCTAAATTATTTCTCCAAATTGTTTCTGTAAAGGATTTTTAATTTCTAAATTTAGGAAAAATTAAGTTACTTTCTACTTAAAATAACCTCAATTTATATTCAACTCCATTAAAATTGAAATTTAATTACATATCGTTCAGACTTTCTCATCTTCAATGTTATTTAAGGCACATTCGTATGAAGCAAATACCTACTAAACTTTATTCTCTACTTTTACTTTTAGTTCTTTTTTCCTGTTTATCTCTCACTTCTTGTGATAATTCTAGTTCTACAGAGGCTGGAAATGTTAGAGAAGCAAAAGGAGGTAGATTTTATGGTGGAGTATTCAATGTAAATGAAACAGAATATTTCAGAACATTATTTCCTTTAAATATTGTCGATGTTTATTCATACAGAATTGCTTCACAGATTTATGAAGGACTTTTTAAATTAGACCCAAAAACTCTAAAAGTAACAAATGGACTTGCAGAAAGCTATGAGCTTAGTGATGACCGTTTAGTTTATACAATTCGTCTAAAAAAAGGAGTTTATTTTCACAATGATGCAGCTTTTTTAGATGGAAAAGGTAGAGAGTTTAATGCTGAAGATGTAAAATATTGTTTTACTCGCCTAGCTACACAGAGTCGTGATAATCAAGGCTTTCATGTTATTGGTGGGGTAATAAAAGGAGCGACAGAATATTATACAGCAACTACAAACGGAGCAAAACCTGCTAATGAGATAGAAGGAATAAAGATAATTGATAAATATACAGTTCAAATTACTCTTGACAAACCTAATGCATTGTTTCTAAATTATTTAGCTCGTCCAGAAGCATATATTTTTGCAAAAGAAGCCTATGAAAAATATGGCGTAGATATGGGTGGAAAAGCTATCGGAACAGGTGCTTTTGTTTTGGCAGATGTAGAAGAAGATGTTTCTGTAATCTTGAAAAGAAATGATAATTATCACGGAATAGATGAAGCAGGTAATCGTTTGCC contains:
- a CDS encoding WD40 repeat domain-containing protein, with translation MKQTYSPIIFLTSATETSAFLAADVALSTPQRTGTCELIMTSENIFSEVFQRLDEKEFSERLFIFHWIGDSNDSTFIEQLIRRLSTMPNLACFILEDILIPPSATIAHLLPITIAVSKNQDKEDDNIFSSHFYEQLAQNNSIKEAYNYASRKLPNTPSTMFVNPSAEHTLDFTLIETQKIEEIPKTPEQEKIKHFKKIIGQKAHFSVFSKPELLLSKEEIKLFEEYKFELAPLSDIEKQLYSHSIKKQNQKRRQQRYLYRTIFFLTFFLVLAGLGFWAQYREHKRQAEAHKTQTHQQQANFLTYLGDNMQKENATKAIRLVEKAVREYPTHLAQGSLYSHFYSSNLYYSAQIPIKNDNQDKMNYAVSSDGQWLAYFENEKGKNAIFISSLQGDVIKKIEKEAKIEQVIFSNNIPYRLVVGFSNGKVEILDVYGKSLLEMQAHNDTISGLSFSKDDTKIISAADTMALIWTTTGEVLDTISGNRNKILKMKFSPNHNNLFTEANDSVIAVWEGSDLISTFEGTKAKWLSDNYLVLKQIKNLDKTDSSKWVVWDISINKIKKEFQNSKQILPQDSTSFWVIDEKNTLRRYYFESDSTTLWQKNVAYFSMYKGVYPNNTNQKSVIISQNGLVTMRFADGSEATTKLENLPIKAPYFTQDGNYLVIQTASTITFWRAVSPQKRFTDKLQGEKWINENAAGDKIKKQKRDVQLIYYSGNIYRLTDQNEHVKAEFAADKVILHPFQDYILTIKNAIISLDKFDKTNLTEKDKPFKITNLFIKKAEYASIGFSEKGSFVWAVTKASELQLIDLQGKVFYRQKVKPNTEIITSFDDKYVAFAQKIKVGLKPYSILHLDTKQNYELDTRLERSNISSFFFSQNQGQPYLLSASGAWTDFWDMKGRRMKALKGGNPIYGKEMILTSSYGNFYIATLDANRVYHKRIENLQKATLTPDKSYIVLHFKDSVQVWKTSPFGIIQWLEENKIYQLSTQEQKQLLLR
- the surE gene encoding 5'/3'-nucleotidase SurE, whose protein sequence is MQKAEKSQETNNTKKSLILVSNDDGITAKGIRELVEMMTLLGEVIVVAPDSPQSGMGHAITIHMPLKVRKSDVFKDLGVEAYECSGTPADCVKLAKFHIFKNRTPDLVVSGVNHGSNTSISVLYSGTMSAAIEGAIEGLPSIGFSLCDYGENADFSHVRPHILKIAEQTLKKGLPKNVALNVNFPARFDKETKEEQEIKGTKICRQAHARWQEKFDLRTDPYGREYLWLAGDFVNPDKGEDTDEWAVNNGYISIVPCQFDMTAHHGITYINNEWDI
- a CDS encoding exodeoxyribonuclease III, whose protein sequence is MKIITYNVNGIRAALKKDFSGWLKEINADIICLQEIKIEEKLVDKALFESLGYESYWFSAQKKGYSGTAILTKIKPVSVEKGSDMQQSDEEGRVLKANFDVNGVSFSVINVYIPSGSSGELRQEYKYQWLEEFEEYLEKVRSKQKNIVVCGDYNICHKEIDIHNPKSNKKSSGFLPEERKWLDDYEKKGMIDAFRNFNQEPHNYSWWTYRNQCRAKNKGWRIDYHFVSAPFSEYMTDCQILSEVVHSDHCPVLLSLSL
- a CDS encoding tetratricopeptide repeat protein, which codes for MKKTIFLILLLFSILPLLSTQLAAQHSGGGLEEYVQAETFRAKRQYTTAISLYDKAIAKNPSNYKYFVQQGKCYYLLKRIDNAIGCLEKATELKEDHIESYIALSKLYGYKGNRQKVVIYLGRAAQFESNTQNRLSYRLHILKLLYSQEEVVGFPIHLKDARSIAPQNPHVWYFSAWYHNQEKEYAQAISDAEAGLKLLNDSKDTPRFYFQLGYALHEIGEYQKAKEALTKANVGSFKEKIFKMMPNYQYRLAQSYHTIFEYKTAKSYVQQALKQDPSYTPANELGGQLAVGEINHTAVIARLKVAIEHAKDYDTKARSYSELALLQFQNENYQEAVSSSDSCLIIQPLRYDIRFLRAVSLFHAGNTDAAITEMRQLSHLSNVPPTLQAQFTFAAGVMYRKIGKNDFAIQYFKNVKHGDFRYAAQEEIRKLNAS
- a CDS encoding PLD nuclease N-terminal domain-containing protein, with product MFTILLANAFSAISGGLGGVISLLYAIFVIYGLYRVWTSPSSMGTKVLWSVAIFFLPFLGTILYFVIGD